The proteins below are encoded in one region of Garra rufa chromosome 12, GarRuf1.0, whole genome shotgun sequence:
- the nop58 gene encoding nucleolar protein 58 yields the protein MLVLFETAAGYAIFKVLDENKLQQVDSLWKEFETPEKANKVVKLKHFEKFQDTTEALAAATAMVEGKLGKSLKKVLKKIVAKEAHEQLAITDAKLGGVIKEKLNVSCVHSPAVAELMRGIRNQMEGLITGLPAREISAMSLGLAHSLSRYKLKFSPDKVDTMIVQAISLLDDLDKELNNYIMRCREWYGWHFPELGKIITDNLVYCKSVRKIGDRTNVATTDLSDILPEEIEAEVKLAAEISMGTEVSEEDIANIMHLCDQVVEISEYRSQLYDYLKNRMMAIAPNLTVMVGELVGARLISHAGSLLNLAKHPASTVQILGAEKALFRALKTRRDTPKYGLIYHASLVGQTTAKNKGKISRMLAAKTALAIRYDALGEDTNAEMGVANRAKLEARLRYLEEKGIRRISGSGKAVARADKYQHKSDVKVYDPSGDFTLPTTSKKRKIEEVEKSEEEEEKPVEAKAKKVKREAPTEEAAETETPKKKKKKEKKKAEEEPKPEEEETAVSPAEETTKKKKKDKKRAAVEEPKEETEEAAVSPAEETTEKKKKKKKKAKEEDE from the exons atgttagttttatttGAAACTGCCGCTGGCTATGCCATTTTCAAG GTTCTAGATGAAAACAAACTCCAGCAGGTGGACAGCCTGTGGAAGGAGTTTGAGACGCCAGAAAAAGCTAATAAAGT TGTAAAACTGAAGCACTTTGAGAAGTTCCAGGATACAACAGAAGCTCTTGcag CGGCCACAGCGATGGTGGAGGGGAAACTGGGTAAAAGTCTGAAAAAAGTTCTCAAGAAAATTGTGGCTAAAGAGGCTCACGAGCAGCTGGCCATCACTGATGCTAAACTAGGAGGTGTCATTAAG GAGAAGCTGAATGTGAGCTGTGTGCACAGCCCTGCTGTGGCTGAGCTCATGAGAGGTATCAGAAACCAGATGGAGGGGCTCATCACAGGTCTTCCTGCCAGAGAGATCAGTGCCATGTCTCTCGGTTTGGCCCACAG TCTTTCACGGTACAAGCTGAAGTTCAGCCCGGACAAGGTGGACACCATGATCGTTCAAGCCATTT CTCTGCTGGATGACCTGGATAAGGAGCTCAATAACTACATCATGCGCTGCAGGGAATGGTATGGCTGGCATTTCCCAGAGCTTGGCAAGATCATCACAGATAACCTGGTGTACTGCAAGAGTGTACGCAAGATTG GTGATCGCACAAATGTGGCGACAACGGACTTGTCTGACATTCTGCCAGAGGAGATTGAGGCAGAGGTTAAACTAGCTGCGGAGATCTCCATGGGAACAGAGGTGTCCGAGGAGGACATTGCCAACATCATGCACCTGTGTGACCAG gtgGTCGAAATTTCTGAGTATCGCTCACAGCTGTATGATTATCTGAAGAATCGTATGATGGCAATTGCACCCAACCTTACAGTCATGGTGGGAGAATTAGTAGGAGCCCGTCTCATTTCACATGCAG GTTCTCTGCTGAACTTGGCCAAGCATCCTGCGTCCACCGTTCAGATTCTCGGAGCAGAGAAAGCTCTCTTCCGTGCTCTGAAAACCCGTCGGGATACGCCCAAATACGGTCTCATCTATCACGCCTCTCTGGTGGGACAAACCACAGCCAAGAATAAGGGTAAAATCTCCAGAATGCTGGCTGCTAAAACGGCTCTTGCCATTCGTTACGATGCTCTGGGAGAAGATACAAATGCAGAGATGGGAGTGGCAAACAGAGCCAAGCTGGAAGCCCGATTACGCTACCTGGAGGAGAAAGGG ATCAGACGAATCAGTGGGTCAGGCAAAGCTGTGGCAAGGGCTGATAAATATCAACACAAGAG TGATGTAAAAGTATACGATCCATCTGGAGACTTCACACTCCCCACCACCTCAAAGAAGAGGAAGATTGAAGAGGTGGAGAAGAGTGAGGAGGAAGAAGAGAAGCCTGTAGAGGCTAAAGCCAAGAAAGTAAAGAGGGAAGCCCCCACAGAAG AAGCAGCAGAAACAGAGACaccaaagaagaagaagaaaaaggaaaAGAAGAAAGCGGAGGAGGAACCCAAACCAGAAGAGGAGGAGACAGCCGTCAGCCCAGCAGAGGAG acgacaaaaaagaaaaagaaggacAAGAAACGAGCGGCTGTGGAGGAGCCTAAGGAAGAGACGGAAGAGGCCGCAGTCAGTCCAGCAGAAGAG acaacagaaaagaagaagaaaaagaagaaaaaggctAAAGAAGAGGATGAATAG